A stretch of the Musa acuminata AAA Group cultivar baxijiao chromosome BXJ2-7, Cavendish_Baxijiao_AAA, whole genome shotgun sequence genome encodes the following:
- the LOC103992136 gene encoding uncharacterized protein LOC103992136 isoform X2: protein MGFFFSVCRFIITNCLIWLFGFLAMHLFRIRKGSTCQRENLKASSVHDSRRVEPCPEISHSSFEEKESPRLSFKFQYQFSAHHKLLDQVPLSQPVAKENESSVNTAMHNYRFLPEKDFSCFMAEPEAQTCRIQESYVDPAVLSSYDSKTVKAADHDLMHTIDKLDAIGDEKFPYVKLFEQEKHIRRAETNLSGEIGRTDPAKFLSDEFLVSDSDAESLSASDGYSVKGLIADLDSDGLLSEYEHEVDTRQASIDASRYKVKLSEDFRRLEAAQSRFVHDYDSESAAVIDQFSFVDNQRRYTHIRRDENLPENESDSSDPERKGLDQGEAESNQVQEFEEPKQPTAGVSRMENIDSSDDELHATKRHSSLRKSSNESVTPDSRQENLDDKETGNDADIDSTNSSSSNLNRDLEFTREFNVTRDEFSERSPGTEQEDSQLMAELDELAREEELERGKKEAKESKVVQQTYLEDSDDDDDDELESLWEHQDLIEKLKLELKRVRAIGLPTISELSEGPKAVDDLKPWKIDSKFLHEDPMDELQKFYKCYRERVRKLDILNHQKVHAIGLLQLKDPHQSTGSQKSLLPTITSILSQSLWTCSSESGISPSDKFIKELQNDLEMVYVGQTCLSWEFLRWQFEKARQISDSDPYRSHQYNQAAGEFQQFQVIMQRFIEDEAFQGPRLPNYIKTRSAFQNFLLVPVIREDSLKEKLEDQRKDKDETPGILKGLMGTHVQPHDPSDSKFMADIHSKLHKKERKLKDILRTGNCLVKKFKKPKEDRSNQDIFFSQVDLKLVARVLRMSRITTDQLVWCHAKLSNISFIEGRVHREPSFLLFPC, encoded by the exons ATGGGTTTCTTCTTTAGCGTTTGCCGGTTCATCATCACCAACTGTTTGATTTGGTTGTTCGGTTTCTTGGCCATGCATCTGTTCAG AATTAGGAAAGGTAGTACTTGTCAGAGAGAGAACCTCAAAGCTTCGTCAGTACATGATTCGAGGAGAGTGGAGCCATGTCCTGAAATCAGTCACTCATCCTTCGAGGAGAAAGAGTCACCGAGACTAAGCTTCAAGTTTCAGTATCAGTTCTCTGCTCATCACAAACTGCTCGACCAAGTGCCGCTGTCGCAGCCTGTCGCCAAGGAAAATGAATCTTCTGTGAACACTGCCATGCACAACTATCGCTTCTTGCCTGAGAAAGATTTCAGCTGCTTCATGGCAGAACCAGAAGCCCAAACTTGCCGTATCCAAGAGTCATATGTTGATCCTGCCGTTTTGTCTTCCTACGATAGCAAAACCGTGAAAGCTGCTGATCATGATCTGATGCACACGATCGATAAGCTAGATGCAATCGGAGATGAGAAATTTCCATACGTTAAGCTCTTTGAGCAGGAAAAGCACATAAGACGGGCTGAGACTAATTTATCAGGTGAAATCGGAAGAACCGATCCAGCAAAGTTTCTGTCAGATGAATTTTTGGTCTCCGATTCGGATGCTGAATCCCTGAGTGCAAGTGATGGTTATTCCGTGAAGGGGCTCATCGCTGATTTGGATAGCGATGGTTTGTTGTCTGAGTATGAACATGAAGTAGATACTAGACAAGCTTCCATCGATGCCAGTAGATACAAAGTGAAGCTGTCGGAAGATTTCAGAAGATTGGAAGCAGCACAGTCGCGATTCGTTCATGATTATGATTCAGAATCTGCTGCCGTAATTGATCAATTTTCTTTTGTTGACAATCAAAGAAGATACACACACATCCGCCGCGATGAGAACTTGCCAGAAAATGAATCAGACAGCTCTGATCCTGAGCGAAAAGGACTGGATCAAGGAGAAGCTGAGTCAAATCAAGTTCAGGAGTTTGAGGAACCTAAACAGCCAACTGCAGGTGTCTCACGAATGGAAAACATTGATTCCAGTGATGATGAGCTTCATGCAACCAAAAGGCATAGCAGTTTAAGAAAGTCCTCAAATGAGTCGGTCACACCAGACAGCAGACAAGAGAATTTGGATGACAAGGAAACAGGAAATGATGCAGATATTGATAGTACAAATAGCAGTAGTAGTAATTTAAACAGAGATTTGGAGTTTACAAGAGAGTTTAATGTTACTCGTGATGAATTTTCCGAACGATCTCCCGGCACAGAACAAGAGGATAGTCAGCTCATGGCAGAATTGGATGAACTGGCACGAGAAGAAGAGCTCGAAAGAGGCAAAAAAGAAGCAAAGGAGAGCAAGGTTGTGCAACAAACATATCTAGAAGattcagatgatgatgatgatgatgagttggaGTCCCTCTGGGAACATCAGGATCTAATAGAAAAGCTCAAACTGGAACTGAAAAGAGTGAGGGCCATCGGCCTGCCGACCATTTCAGAGTTATCAGAAGGCCCCAAAGCAGTCGATGACCTGAAACCATGGAAGATCGACAGCAAGTTTCTGCAtgaggatcccatggatgagctaCAAAAGTTCTACAAGTGTTACAGAGAGAGGGTGAGGAAGCTTGACATCTTAAACCACCAAAAGGTGCATGCAATAG GCTTACTCCAGCTAAAGGACCCTCATCAGTCAACGGGATCTCAGAAATCCCTACTTCCAACGATCACATCCATTCTTTCTCagagtttgtggacttgcagcagcGAATCTGGTATTAGTCCATCAGACAAGTTCATCAAGGAGCTACAAAATGATTTGGAAATGGTTTATGTTGGGCAAACATGCCTTTCATGGGAGTTCTTGCGTTGGCAGTTTGAGAAAGCTCGGCAGATATCAGATTCTGATCCATACCGGAGCCATCAGTACAATCAAGCGGCTGGAGAATTCCAACAATTTCAGGTGATCATGCAAAGATTTATCGAGGATGAAGCTTTCCAAGGGCCAAGATTACCCAATTATATCAAAACTCGAAGTGCTTTTCAGAATTTTCTCCTAGTGCCTGTCATAAGAG AGGATAGCTTGAAGGAGAAGTTGGAGGATCAACGCAAAG ACAAGGATGAAACGCCGGGGATTCTGAAAGGTTTAATGGGAACTCATGTTCAACCTCATGATCCTTCTGACTCCAAGTTCATGGCAGACATCCATTCCAAATTGCACAAG AAAGAAAGGAAACTAAAAGACATTTTGCGAACCGGAAATTGCCTAGTCAAGAAGTTCAAAAAACCCAAAGAAGACAGATCAAACCAGGATATCTTCTTCTCTCAAGTAGACCTGAAGCTGGTGGCACGAGTCCTCCGAATGTCTAGAATTACAACAGATCAGCTGGTGTGGTGCCATGCCAAACTGAGCAACATCAGTTTCATAGAAGGAAGAGTTCACAGGGAGCCTTCATTTTTGCTCTTCCCTTGCTGA
- the LOC103992136 gene encoding uncharacterized protein LOC103992136 isoform X1, whose product MGFFFSVCRFIITNCLIWLFGFLAMHLFRIRKGSTCQRENLKASSVHDSRRVEPCPEISHSSFEEKESPRLSFKFQYQFSAHHKLLDQVPLSQPVAKENESSVNTAMHNYRFLPEKDFSCFMAEPEAQTCRIQESYVDPAVLSSYDSKTVKAADHDLMHTIDKLDAIGDEKFPYVKLFEQEKHIRRAETNLSGEIGRTDPAKFLSDEFLVSDSDAESLSASDGYSVKGLIADLDSDGLLSEYEHEVDTRQASIDASRYKVKLSEDFRRLEAAQSRFVHDYDSESAAVIDQFSFVDNQRRYTHIRRDENLPENESDSSDPERKGLDQGEAESNQVQEFEEPKQPTAGVSRMENIDSSDDELHATKRHSSLRKSSNESVTPDSRQENLDDKETGNDADIDSTNSSSSNLNRDLEFTREFNVTRDEFSERSPGTEQEDSQLMAELDELAREEELERGKKEAKESKVVQQTYLEDSDDDDDDELESLWEHQDLIEKLKLELKRVRAIGLPTISELSEGPKAVDDLKPWKIDSKFLHEDPMDELQKFYKCYRERVRKLDILNHQKVHAIGLLQLKDPHQSTGSQKSLLPTITSILSQSLWTCSSESGISPSDKFIKELQNDLEMVYVGQTCLSWEFLRWQFEKARQISDSDPYRSHQYNQAAGEFQQFQVIMQRFIEDEAFQGPRLPNYIKTRSAFQNFLLVPVIREDSLKEKLEDQRKGNYVITSEILEDIMEESIRLFWEFVKADKDETPGILKGLMGTHVQPHDPSDSKFMADIHSKLHKKERKLKDILRTGNCLVKKFKKPKEDRSNQDIFFSQVDLKLVARVLRMSRITTDQLVWCHAKLSNISFIEGRVHREPSFLLFPC is encoded by the exons ATGGGTTTCTTCTTTAGCGTTTGCCGGTTCATCATCACCAACTGTTTGATTTGGTTGTTCGGTTTCTTGGCCATGCATCTGTTCAG AATTAGGAAAGGTAGTACTTGTCAGAGAGAGAACCTCAAAGCTTCGTCAGTACATGATTCGAGGAGAGTGGAGCCATGTCCTGAAATCAGTCACTCATCCTTCGAGGAGAAAGAGTCACCGAGACTAAGCTTCAAGTTTCAGTATCAGTTCTCTGCTCATCACAAACTGCTCGACCAAGTGCCGCTGTCGCAGCCTGTCGCCAAGGAAAATGAATCTTCTGTGAACACTGCCATGCACAACTATCGCTTCTTGCCTGAGAAAGATTTCAGCTGCTTCATGGCAGAACCAGAAGCCCAAACTTGCCGTATCCAAGAGTCATATGTTGATCCTGCCGTTTTGTCTTCCTACGATAGCAAAACCGTGAAAGCTGCTGATCATGATCTGATGCACACGATCGATAAGCTAGATGCAATCGGAGATGAGAAATTTCCATACGTTAAGCTCTTTGAGCAGGAAAAGCACATAAGACGGGCTGAGACTAATTTATCAGGTGAAATCGGAAGAACCGATCCAGCAAAGTTTCTGTCAGATGAATTTTTGGTCTCCGATTCGGATGCTGAATCCCTGAGTGCAAGTGATGGTTATTCCGTGAAGGGGCTCATCGCTGATTTGGATAGCGATGGTTTGTTGTCTGAGTATGAACATGAAGTAGATACTAGACAAGCTTCCATCGATGCCAGTAGATACAAAGTGAAGCTGTCGGAAGATTTCAGAAGATTGGAAGCAGCACAGTCGCGATTCGTTCATGATTATGATTCAGAATCTGCTGCCGTAATTGATCAATTTTCTTTTGTTGACAATCAAAGAAGATACACACACATCCGCCGCGATGAGAACTTGCCAGAAAATGAATCAGACAGCTCTGATCCTGAGCGAAAAGGACTGGATCAAGGAGAAGCTGAGTCAAATCAAGTTCAGGAGTTTGAGGAACCTAAACAGCCAACTGCAGGTGTCTCACGAATGGAAAACATTGATTCCAGTGATGATGAGCTTCATGCAACCAAAAGGCATAGCAGTTTAAGAAAGTCCTCAAATGAGTCGGTCACACCAGACAGCAGACAAGAGAATTTGGATGACAAGGAAACAGGAAATGATGCAGATATTGATAGTACAAATAGCAGTAGTAGTAATTTAAACAGAGATTTGGAGTTTACAAGAGAGTTTAATGTTACTCGTGATGAATTTTCCGAACGATCTCCCGGCACAGAACAAGAGGATAGTCAGCTCATGGCAGAATTGGATGAACTGGCACGAGAAGAAGAGCTCGAAAGAGGCAAAAAAGAAGCAAAGGAGAGCAAGGTTGTGCAACAAACATATCTAGAAGattcagatgatgatgatgatgatgagttggaGTCCCTCTGGGAACATCAGGATCTAATAGAAAAGCTCAAACTGGAACTGAAAAGAGTGAGGGCCATCGGCCTGCCGACCATTTCAGAGTTATCAGAAGGCCCCAAAGCAGTCGATGACCTGAAACCATGGAAGATCGACAGCAAGTTTCTGCAtgaggatcccatggatgagctaCAAAAGTTCTACAAGTGTTACAGAGAGAGGGTGAGGAAGCTTGACATCTTAAACCACCAAAAGGTGCATGCAATAG GCTTACTCCAGCTAAAGGACCCTCATCAGTCAACGGGATCTCAGAAATCCCTACTTCCAACGATCACATCCATTCTTTCTCagagtttgtggacttgcagcagcGAATCTGGTATTAGTCCATCAGACAAGTTCATCAAGGAGCTACAAAATGATTTGGAAATGGTTTATGTTGGGCAAACATGCCTTTCATGGGAGTTCTTGCGTTGGCAGTTTGAGAAAGCTCGGCAGATATCAGATTCTGATCCATACCGGAGCCATCAGTACAATCAAGCGGCTGGAGAATTCCAACAATTTCAGGTGATCATGCAAAGATTTATCGAGGATGAAGCTTTCCAAGGGCCAAGATTACCCAATTATATCAAAACTCGAAGTGCTTTTCAGAATTTTCTCCTAGTGCCTGTCATAAGAG AGGATAGCTTGAAGGAGAAGTTGGAGGATCAACGCAAAGGTAACTATGTCATTACCAGTGAAATTCTCGAAGACATCATGGAGGAGTCCATAAGGCTTTTCTGGGAATTTGTCAAGGCAGACAAGGATGAAACGCCGGGGATTCTGAAAGGTTTAATGGGAACTCATGTTCAACCTCATGATCCTTCTGACTCCAAGTTCATGGCAGACATCCATTCCAAATTGCACAAG AAAGAAAGGAAACTAAAAGACATTTTGCGAACCGGAAATTGCCTAGTCAAGAAGTTCAAAAAACCCAAAGAAGACAGATCAAACCAGGATATCTTCTTCTCTCAAGTAGACCTGAAGCTGGTGGCACGAGTCCTCCGAATGTCTAGAATTACAACAGATCAGCTGGTGTGGTGCCATGCCAAACTGAGCAACATCAGTTTCATAGAAGGAAGAGTTCACAGGGAGCCTTCATTTTTGCTCTTCCCTTGCTGA